Proteins from a genomic interval of Vreelandella profundi:
- a CDS encoding YeiH family protein has translation MWQGLLLCGALTFTGFALTYLPWLASSGISPLVIALLLGLIAGNLPFARHFTRTQPGLDFATRWLLRGGVVLFGFSLTVQQVFALGPWALLLDIVVVCTVLVVGYQIGTRLLGMDRETTLLTCAGSAICGAAAVLATETTIRSKPAAASIAVATVVLFGSLAMVIYPLLYPLTGMSEGLYGVYIGATVHEVAQVVAAADAVGQDALTNAVIVKLVRVMLLIPFLLIIGQWWSKQHASDASIKTGKLVVPWFAFGFMAVVGINSFMTLPSVLSQTLIFAGQVALAMAMAALGFGTRIAKLMELGVRPFILGLILFVLLVVGGGLLSQLLVG, from the coding sequence ATGTGGCAAGGCCTACTTCTCTGTGGTGCATTAACGTTTACAGGTTTTGCTCTGACGTATCTGCCCTGGTTAGCCTCCAGCGGCATCAGCCCATTAGTGATCGCATTACTCCTGGGGCTGATAGCAGGCAACCTGCCCTTTGCACGTCATTTTACGCGCACTCAACCGGGGCTGGACTTTGCCACCCGCTGGCTGCTTCGGGGCGGGGTCGTACTTTTCGGCTTTTCATTGACGGTACAACAAGTTTTCGCACTAGGGCCGTGGGCGTTGCTGCTGGATATAGTTGTGGTCTGCACTGTCTTGGTCGTCGGCTATCAAATCGGCACTCGGCTACTGGGCATGGATCGCGAAACGACGCTACTGACCTGTGCCGGCAGCGCTATTTGTGGTGCTGCCGCCGTTCTTGCCACTGAAACCACCATCCGCTCTAAGCCCGCCGCCGCGTCGATCGCAGTCGCAACGGTAGTGCTGTTTGGTTCGCTAGCCATGGTTATCTATCCCTTGCTGTATCCACTGACAGGGATGAGTGAAGGATTGTATGGCGTTTATATTGGCGCAACCGTTCATGAGGTGGCTCAAGTGGTCGCCGCCGCCGATGCAGTGGGTCAAGATGCGCTCACCAATGCCGTTATCGTCAAACTCGTTAGAGTGATGCTACTGATTCCTTTTCTGCTGATTATCGGGCAATGGTGGAGTAAGCAGCATGCCTCTGACGCGAGCATTAAAACCGGAAAACTGGTTGTTCCCTGGTTTGCTTTTGGCTTTATGGCGGTGGTGGGTATTAATAGTTTCATGACGCTACCCAGCGTCCTGAGTCAGACGCTGATATTCGCAGGGCAAGTGGCGCTAGCGATGGCCATGGCCGCCTTGGGTTTCGGCACACGAATAGCGAAGCTCATGGAATTAGGTGTTCGTCCCTTTATTCTAGGACTGATTCTATTTGTGCTGTTAGTGGTGGGCGGCGGCTTGCTCAGCCAGCTACTCGTGGGCTAA
- a CDS encoding LysR substrate-binding domain-containing protein: protein MTPHITFRQLQVFVCVAQDGTVIAAARRLSLSQSATSQSLADFERQLGVDLFERLGRRLRLNDLGRSLLPKAERLLDGMADFVAAAEEPEGGLRGTLMVSASTTIGTYLLPPLAGNFCNQHSEVDLRLRLRNTSDVITDLLRFDADIGLIEGVCHEPRLVSQAWHKDKMVIICSPQHALAQKKQLDDADLNEAAWILREPGSGTRDVFESAVLHHVERLQVRMELSQSEAIKQSVKAGFGLGCLSYLSVVGELQRGELVALESQLALSRSFSLIWHPERYRSPLWQAFKVFLLDDGNFPYANVRS, encoded by the coding sequence ATGACGCCGCATATAACGTTTCGCCAGCTCCAGGTTTTTGTGTGTGTCGCTCAGGATGGCACTGTGATTGCCGCGGCTCGGCGCTTAAGCCTTTCTCAATCAGCTACCAGCCAATCACTGGCTGATTTTGAGCGGCAGTTAGGCGTTGATCTCTTTGAGCGGCTGGGTCGTCGGTTACGGCTCAACGATTTAGGGCGCTCCCTGTTGCCCAAAGCCGAACGCCTGCTGGATGGTATGGCTGACTTCGTCGCCGCTGCTGAGGAGCCTGAAGGAGGGTTGCGAGGAACGCTTATGGTGTCGGCAAGCACGACTATCGGCACTTATTTATTGCCTCCTCTGGCCGGTAATTTTTGTAATCAGCACTCGGAAGTGGATCTGCGCTTAAGGCTGCGTAATACGAGTGATGTCATTACCGATTTGCTGCGTTTTGATGCCGATATCGGTTTGATAGAAGGGGTGTGCCACGAACCACGTCTAGTCAGCCAGGCCTGGCATAAAGACAAAATGGTGATCATCTGCTCACCCCAGCACGCCTTGGCTCAGAAAAAACAGCTGGATGACGCCGACTTGAATGAGGCTGCATGGATTCTCCGTGAGCCCGGCTCCGGGACGCGAGACGTGTTTGAATCCGCAGTATTGCATCACGTAGAGCGGCTACAGGTGCGTATGGAGCTCAGTCAGAGCGAAGCCATCAAGCAGTCGGTAAAAGCGGGCTTTGGACTGGGCTGTTTGTCATATCTTAGCGTGGTGGGCGAGCTTCAGCGCGGTGAGTTAGTGGCGCTTGAAAGCCAATTGGCGCTCTCTAGATCTTTTTCGCTGATCTGGCATCCCGAGCGATATCGAAGCCCGCTGTGGCAGGCGTTCAAAGTATTTTTGCTAGACGACGGCAATTTCCCCTACGCCAATGTTCGCAGTTAG
- the xseA gene encoding exodeoxyribonuclease VII large subunit, with product MPEIPQALSVSQLNQRAKQTLERDVGEVWVEGELSNVSRPASGHVYFTLKDDRAQIRCALFRQRARFVSAPMRDGDQIKLRGRVSLFEPRGDYQLIADAVQAAGLGELLAAFERLKAQLEGEGVFANARPLPFPPRKILILSSATGAAIRDVLAVLEARWPLADVTLIPVPVQGAEAAPAMISALALLNRQARLDPERDVILMTRGGGSLEDLWAFNNEHLARAIFHSQLPVMSAVGHEVDVTLADFAADMRAPTPSAAAERLVPDQNTFKRQLEHQHSRLLRAMQARLERDSQRLDTLRAKLRHPGEQLNRQRQHLTGLHQRLNRAMRQTFEQQKAQVTQLSRRLVSQDMTRLHRAEKERLSQLQRRLGAAMQRQLESRQARLTSAARELNAISPLAVLGRGYAIAQDEQGQVIRRAADTRPGQKLTVKLGEGRLNVEVKRRLKS from the coding sequence ATGCCAGAGATTCCCCAGGCGCTTTCCGTCAGCCAACTCAACCAGCGAGCCAAGCAAACGCTTGAGCGCGATGTGGGCGAAGTATGGGTAGAAGGCGAGCTTTCTAACGTCTCTCGCCCGGCGTCGGGGCATGTCTATTTCACGCTGAAGGATGATCGGGCGCAGATTCGCTGCGCGCTGTTTCGCCAGCGGGCGCGGTTTGTGTCGGCGCCGATGCGCGATGGCGATCAGATTAAACTACGCGGGCGGGTGTCGCTGTTTGAACCACGTGGCGACTACCAGCTGATTGCTGATGCTGTTCAGGCGGCGGGGCTGGGTGAGCTGCTGGCGGCGTTTGAGCGCTTAAAAGCGCAGCTGGAAGGCGAAGGCGTGTTTGCCAATGCCCGGCCGCTGCCCTTCCCTCCGCGTAAGATTTTGATTTTAAGCTCTGCCACCGGAGCAGCCATTCGTGACGTGCTGGCGGTGCTTGAAGCCCGCTGGCCATTGGCAGATGTCACGCTGATTCCCGTGCCGGTACAGGGGGCAGAGGCAGCACCAGCGATGATATCGGCGCTGGCGCTGCTCAATCGCCAGGCGCGATTAGACCCTGAGCGCGACGTGATACTCATGACCCGCGGCGGCGGCAGCCTTGAAGACCTGTGGGCGTTTAATAACGAGCATCTGGCGCGGGCGATTTTTCACTCCCAGCTGCCGGTAATGTCGGCGGTGGGCCACGAGGTAGATGTCACCCTGGCGGATTTTGCCGCGGACATGCGCGCGCCCACCCCTTCTGCCGCCGCCGAACGTCTGGTGCCGGATCAAAATACCTTTAAGCGCCAGCTTGAGCATCAGCACAGCCGCCTGCTTCGAGCCATGCAGGCGCGCTTGGAACGCGATAGCCAGCGCCTGGATACCCTGCGCGCCAAGCTGCGCCACCCAGGCGAGCAGCTCAACCGCCAGCGCCAGCACTTGACGGGCCTTCATCAGCGCTTGAATCGCGCCATGCGGCAAACGTTTGAGCAGCAAAAAGCGCAGGTAACACAGCTGAGCAGGCGTTTAGTTAGCCAGGATATGACGCGCCTGCACCGTGCAGAAAAAGAACGTTTAAGTCAGCTACAGCGCCGTTTGGGCGCGGCGATGCAGCGTCAACTTGAGAGTCGACAGGCGAGATTAACCAGCGCTGCGCGGGAGCTAAACGCAATCAGCCCGTTGGCGGTTCTGGGGCGAGGCTATGCGATTGCCCAGGATGAACAGGGCCAGGTGATTCGGCGCGCCGCCGATACCCGGCCAGGTCAGAAGCTCACCGTGAAGCTCGGGGAAGGCAGGTTAAATGTCGAGGTGAAACGGCGCTTAAAGTCCTAG
- the guaB gene encoding IMP dehydrogenase translates to MLRMAQEALTFDDVLLVPGFSDVLPKDVSLKTRLTRNLSLNIPLVSAAMDTVTEARLAIAMAQEGGIGIIHKSMAVAQQAAEVRKVKKHESVIVKDPVTVSPKAKLEDLLSMAKEYGFSGFPVVEGETLVGIVTERDMRFQPNVGDSVADIMTPRERLITVAEGTELEVSKAKMREHRIEKMLIVDDEFHLRGLVTFQDIEKARTYPMAAKDSDGRLLVGAAVGTGPETPDRIAALVEAGVDVLVVDTAHGHSKGVIDRVRWVKEHYPDLQVIGGNIATAAAAVALAEAGADAVKVGIGPGSICTTRVVTGVGVLQITAVANVAEALKPFNIPLIADGGVRYSGDIAKAIVAGASTVMLGSMFAGTEEAPGEVELFQGRTYKAYRGMGSMGAMSQTQGSSDRYFQSKDEGVEKLVPEGIEGRVPYKGQMTAIVHQMLGGLRASMGYTGCHDIEEMRTKPEFVKITGAGMAESHVHDVQITKEAPNYRVS, encoded by the coding sequence ATGCTACGTATGGCCCAAGAAGCGCTTACGTTCGATGACGTACTTCTCGTTCCTGGCTTCTCCGACGTTCTTCCCAAGGATGTCAGCCTCAAAACTCGCCTGACCCGCAATCTCTCGCTCAATATTCCACTTGTTTCTGCCGCGATGGACACCGTTACCGAAGCCCGTTTGGCGATTGCCATGGCTCAGGAAGGCGGTATCGGCATTATTCATAAGAGCATGGCAGTCGCTCAGCAAGCAGCCGAAGTGCGTAAGGTCAAAAAGCACGAAAGCGTGATTGTTAAAGACCCGGTCACCGTTAGCCCCAAAGCGAAGCTGGAAGACCTGCTCAGCATGGCGAAAGAGTACGGCTTTTCGGGCTTCCCGGTGGTTGAGGGCGAAACGCTGGTCGGTATTGTGACTGAACGCGACATGCGCTTTCAGCCCAACGTAGGCGACAGCGTGGCCGATATCATGACCCCGCGTGAGCGTCTGATTACCGTGGCCGAAGGCACCGAGCTTGAAGTCAGCAAAGCCAAAATGCGCGAACACCGCATCGAAAAAATGCTGATTGTCGACGATGAGTTTCACCTGCGCGGTTTGGTGACCTTCCAAGATATCGAAAAAGCCCGTACCTACCCTATGGCCGCTAAAGATAGCGATGGCCGTCTATTGGTGGGTGCTGCGGTGGGCACCGGCCCTGAAACGCCGGACCGCATCGCGGCGTTGGTTGAAGCAGGCGTTGACGTGCTGGTTGTCGATACGGCCCACGGCCACTCCAAAGGCGTCATCGACCGTGTACGCTGGGTGAAAGAACATTACCCTGACCTGCAGGTGATTGGCGGCAACATTGCCACCGCTGCCGCCGCTGTCGCGCTGGCTGAAGCCGGTGCAGACGCCGTTAAGGTCGGTATCGGCCCGGGTTCTATCTGCACCACGCGCGTTGTGACCGGCGTTGGCGTGCTGCAAATCACCGCCGTTGCCAACGTTGCGGAAGCGCTTAAGCCGTTTAATATCCCGCTGATTGCCGATGGCGGCGTACGTTACTCTGGCGATATCGCTAAGGCGATCGTCGCTGGCGCCAGCACTGTGATGCTGGGCAGCATGTTTGCAGGTACGGAAGAAGCGCCCGGTGAAGTCGAGCTGTTCCAAGGGCGTACGTATAAAGCCTACCGTGGCATGGGTTCCATGGGCGCGATGTCCCAAACGCAAGGCTCTTCAGACCGCTACTTCCAGAGCAAAGATGAAGGTGTTGAGAAGCTGGTGCCGGAAGGTATTGAAGGTCGCGTACCTTACAAGGGCCAGATGACCGCCATCGTGCACCAAATGCTGGGCGGCCTGCGCGCCTCCATGGGCTACACCGGCTGTCACGACATCGAAGAAATGCGCACCAAGCCCGAGTTCGTCAAAATTACCGGCGCTGGTATGGCCGAATCTCACGTTCACGACGTGCAGATCACCAAAGAAGCTCCCAATTACCGGGTGAGCTAA
- the guaA gene encoding glutamine-hydrolyzing GMP synthase, with the protein MSDIHAHKILILDFGSQYTQLIARRVREIGVFSEVRAFDITEEEIREYNPNGIILAGGPESVTELDSPRAPQCVFEMGLPVFGICYGMQTMAEQLGGKVEGSNQSEFGYAQIQIDVDNALFNGIKDHVDTASGKTLLDVWMSHGDKVAKAPDTFTVTASTPSCPIAAMAWEEKQFYGVQFHPEVTHTLQGQRILEHFVLNICKAEKLWTPAQIIEDQVQRVRDQVGDRHVLLGLSGGVDSSVVAALLHKAIGTQLTCVFVDNGLLRKQEGDQVMETFAKHMGVKVIRVDAEDLFLGKLKGESDPEAKRKIIGNTFIDVFDEEANKIDGVEFLAQGTIYPDVIESAASKTGKSHVIKSHHNVGGLPETMKLKLVEPLRELFKDEVRKLGLELGLPYDMVYRHPFPGPGLGVRILGEVKKDYADILRDADAIFIEELRASGWYEKTSQAFAVFLPVKSVGVVGDGRRYEWVIALRAVETIDFMTARWAHLPYELLEKVSNRIINELGGVSRVTYDVSSKPPATIEWE; encoded by the coding sequence ATGAGTGACATTCACGCCCATAAGATTCTGATTCTCGACTTCGGCTCACAGTACACCCAGCTGATCGCCCGCCGTGTACGTGAGATCGGTGTGTTCTCCGAAGTCCGCGCCTTCGATATCACCGAAGAAGAGATCCGCGAGTACAACCCTAACGGCATCATCCTTGCCGGTGGGCCGGAATCCGTAACGGAGCTGGACTCCCCGCGCGCGCCGCAGTGCGTGTTCGAAATGGGCCTGCCGGTGTTTGGTATCTGCTACGGCATGCAGACCATGGCCGAGCAGCTGGGCGGTAAAGTGGAAGGCTCCAACCAAAGCGAGTTCGGTTACGCGCAGATCCAAATCGACGTTGATAATGCGCTGTTCAACGGCATTAAAGACCACGTAGACACCGCTTCCGGCAAGACTCTGTTAGACGTGTGGATGAGCCACGGCGACAAGGTAGCCAAAGCGCCGGATACCTTCACCGTAACGGCTTCCACCCCCAGCTGCCCGATTGCCGCCATGGCGTGGGAAGAGAAGCAGTTCTATGGCGTACAGTTCCACCCGGAAGTGACCCACACGCTGCAAGGCCAGCGCATTCTTGAGCACTTCGTGCTGAATATCTGCAAAGCCGAGAAGCTCTGGACGCCTGCGCAAATCATCGAAGACCAGGTACAGCGCGTACGTGACCAAGTGGGCGACCGCCATGTACTGCTCGGCCTTTCCGGCGGTGTCGATTCCTCTGTTGTGGCGGCGTTGCTGCACAAAGCGATTGGCACCCAGCTGACCTGCGTGTTCGTCGACAACGGCCTGCTGCGGAAGCAGGAGGGCGACCAGGTTATGGAAACCTTCGCCAAGCATATGGGCGTGAAGGTGATCCGCGTAGACGCCGAAGACCTGTTCCTCGGCAAGCTGAAAGGCGAAAGCGACCCGGAAGCCAAGCGTAAAATCATCGGTAACACCTTTATCGACGTGTTCGATGAAGAAGCCAATAAAATTGACGGCGTCGAGTTCCTGGCCCAAGGCACCATTTACCCGGACGTGATCGAATCCGCCGCTTCTAAAACCGGCAAATCCCACGTAATCAAATCGCACCACAACGTGGGTGGCCTGCCGGAAACCATGAAGCTCAAGCTGGTCGAGCCGCTGCGCGAACTGTTTAAAGACGAAGTGCGCAAACTCGGCCTGGAACTCGGCTTGCCCTACGATATGGTGTACCGCCACCCGTTCCCTGGCCCCGGCCTGGGCGTGCGTATTCTGGGCGAAGTGAAGAAGGACTACGCCGACATCCTCCGCGATGCCGACGCCATCTTCATCGAAGAGCTACGCGCCTCTGGCTGGTACGAAAAAACCAGCCAAGCGTTCGCCGTGTTCCTGCCGGTCAAGTCAGTTGGAGTAGTAGGCGACGGCCGCCGCTACGAATGGGTCATCGCACTACGCGCGGTAGAAACCATCGACTTCATGACCGCCCGCTGGGCGCACCTTCCCTATGAGCTGCTGGAGAAGGTATCTAACCGCATCATCAATGAGCTGGGTGGGGTTTCTCGGGTGACTTATGATGTTAGTAGTAAGCCGCCGGCTACTATTGAGTGGGAGTAG
- a CDS encoding AAA family ATPase → MSGYLTKIKTKIPYSDKEVDIDVNGKTLILTGGNGCGKTQLLSYVYNKLIARVIERKNTSIQQLKQNIEHLERLVEREGPTNSSYDSWVYGVEESKKQKEELENPPINLSDLEDFVIKYKNFHAVLLQFEAGRESDILKPSSVAPIDSLKEKDRDTVSLPHKQRTTSSIFEEFLITSIANQAFSESKKINNNPEEAERIDKWFNKLEADLQNLFEDNELRLVFKSDSFSFEIHQPNKEPYTFQTLSSGFSSIMAVYADLIAKVSLRSIDPEELTGVVLIDEIDAHLHVSLQKKILSFLTGAFPKVQFIITTHSPFVVSSVNDAVIYDLSKLEQVEDLSMYSYEAVLEGLFGVLPISNLLQQNVEALAKLLEKNPINLNEVQSILDKLPQDKNSLDSESLYFVNSAKLAIKKAKRP, encoded by the coding sequence ATGTCAGGCTATCTAACTAAAATTAAAACGAAGATCCCTTACTCTGATAAAGAAGTAGATATCGACGTCAACGGTAAAACGCTGATTTTAACTGGCGGAAACGGTTGTGGTAAAACTCAACTGCTAAGCTATGTTTATAATAAATTAATTGCTCGTGTGATAGAACGAAAAAATACTTCGATACAGCAACTTAAACAGAATATTGAACACTTAGAAAGACTTGTTGAGCGTGAGGGTCCTACAAATAGCTCGTACGATTCTTGGGTTTATGGTGTGGAAGAGAGTAAGAAGCAAAAAGAAGAACTAGAGAACCCTCCAATTAACCTATCTGATCTTGAAGACTTCGTGATAAAGTACAAAAATTTTCACGCCGTTCTTCTTCAATTTGAGGCAGGTAGGGAATCAGACATTCTTAAACCGTCTTCTGTTGCACCAATCGACAGTCTCAAAGAGAAAGACCGAGATACAGTTTCACTTCCACATAAACAGAGAACCACCTCTTCTATCTTTGAAGAGTTCCTAATAACAAGCATTGCGAACCAAGCATTTTCCGAATCCAAAAAAATCAACAATAACCCTGAAGAAGCTGAACGCATTGATAAATGGTTCAACAAGTTAGAGGCTGACTTACAGAACCTTTTTGAAGATAATGAACTTAGATTGGTTTTTAAGTCTGACTCATTCTCTTTCGAAATCCATCAACCAAACAAAGAACCTTATACATTCCAAACACTGTCATCTGGCTTTTCTTCTATCATGGCAGTCTACGCTGACTTAATTGCTAAGGTTTCTCTGCGTTCAATAGATCCAGAAGAGTTAACCGGTGTAGTCTTGATTGATGAGATAGACGCTCATCTTCATGTCTCACTACAAAAGAAAATACTATCGTTTTTAACAGGAGCATTTCCTAAAGTTCAGTTTATTATTACTACTCATTCGCCATTTGTTGTCTCATCTGTTAATGATGCTGTCATTTATGACTTATCTAAGCTAGAGCAAGTTGAAGACCTATCTATGTACTCATACGAAGCAGTACTTGAAGGTTTATTTGGCGTACTTCCAATTTCTAACTTACTTCAACAAAACGTTGAAGCACTAGCTAAGCTGCTAGAAAAAAATCCTATTAATCTTAATGAAGTTCAATCAATTTTAGATAAGCTCCCCCAAGATAAAAATTCATTGGATTCTGAGTCACTCTACTTTGTTAATTCAGCAAAGCTAGCGATCAAAAAAGCAAAGAGGCCGTAG
- a CDS encoding HNH endonuclease, translating to MFNVVRHEPAPASLAGKRKYDSEDVWQALNKVFQKKCYICETSEPLDINVEHFVPHEGDEDLKYDWNNLYFSCGRCNNIKLAKYDDLLDCCNPDTDVVRAVKHLPPSTPYAKRLKVEAQHDDAKTKLTAELLDKVFNSEHTPNKAVSAAFLRKKVFEQYNLLLKQLNNYYDPVALPEEKESAVERIKLLLKATSPYSAFVSWCIMEDEELGPMLHDFVGMPEQCFHSYYY from the coding sequence ATGTTCAATGTAGTAAGGCATGAACCAGCTCCTGCTTCGCTAGCTGGAAAACGAAAGTACGACTCAGAGGATGTGTGGCAAGCACTAAACAAGGTATTTCAAAAAAAATGCTATATCTGTGAAACTAGCGAACCTTTAGATATTAACGTTGAACACTTCGTGCCACATGAGGGTGACGAAGATTTAAAGTACGATTGGAATAACTTGTATTTCTCGTGTGGACGTTGTAACAACATAAAGCTTGCTAAATATGATGATCTTCTCGACTGCTGTAACCCAGATACTGATGTTGTCCGCGCTGTTAAACATTTACCACCATCAACTCCATACGCAAAACGGCTTAAAGTTGAAGCTCAACATGATGACGCTAAAACTAAGCTAACAGCAGAACTCTTGGACAAAGTTTTTAATAGTGAACACACACCTAACAAAGCGGTTTCAGCTGCTTTTCTTAGGAAGAAGGTGTTTGAACAATACAATCTTCTGTTAAAGCAATTAAACAATTACTATGACCCTGTTGCTTTGCCGGAGGAAAAAGAAAGTGCTGTTGAACGCATCAAGCTTCTTCTAAAAGCTACTTCTCCATACAGTGCATTTGTAAGTTGGTGCATCATGGAAGACGAAGAGTTAGGACCCATGTTGCACGACTTCGTTGGCATGCCTGAGCAGTGTTTTCATTCATATTACTATTAG
- a CDS encoding pseudouridine synthase, giving the protein MSISKRPSKLSLPQVNPGVSTVLEYLLLTFPAINDATWRERMATGKVHRDDGTWITPATPFKPQLRVFYYREVASEPSIPFAEHTVYRDAHILVAYKPHFLPVTPGGRYVNECLQQRLRKSTGIEALQAVHRLDRVTEGLVLCSLNPDTRALYHQLFKLRQIHKTYQAIAEVDGNTSLVGREWDVKNRIEQSEQRFRMRVTEGDANSHSVIRCLQQTDTQALFELHPVSGRCHQLRLHMQSLGWPILNDRYYPVLQPLSPDDYTRPLQLLSKGFEFTDPVTNEPRRIEYDGNLTLN; this is encoded by the coding sequence ATGTCCATTTCCAAACGCCCTTCGAAGCTGAGCCTGCCTCAGGTCAATCCCGGTGTGTCGACGGTGCTTGAGTATCTGCTGCTCACGTTTCCGGCCATCAATGATGCGACATGGCGTGAACGCATGGCCACCGGCAAGGTGCATCGCGATGACGGCACCTGGATTACGCCGGCGACGCCCTTCAAGCCACAGCTTCGCGTGTTCTATTATCGCGAAGTAGCAAGCGAGCCGAGCATTCCCTTCGCAGAGCATACTGTCTATCGAGATGCGCACATTCTGGTGGCCTACAAACCGCACTTTCTGCCCGTCACGCCCGGTGGGCGCTACGTAAATGAGTGCCTACAACAGCGCCTGCGCAAAAGCACGGGGATCGAGGCGCTACAGGCAGTGCATCGCCTGGATCGAGTGACGGAAGGACTGGTGCTTTGCTCCCTCAATCCCGACACCCGCGCGCTGTATCACCAGCTGTTCAAGTTACGACAGATTCACAAGACCTATCAGGCCATCGCCGAGGTAGACGGCAATACGTCATTGGTGGGTCGAGAGTGGGACGTAAAGAATCGCATCGAGCAAAGCGAGCAGCGCTTTCGCATGCGGGTCACCGAAGGCGACGCCAACAGCCATTCGGTGATCCGCTGCTTGCAGCAAACCGACACGCAGGCGCTGTTCGAATTACACCCCGTCAGCGGGCGCTGCCACCAGCTGCGCCTGCACATGCAGTCACTCGGCTGGCCGATTTTGAATGACCGCTACTACCCGGTGCTGCAGCCGCTCTCGCCGGATGACTATACGCGCCCTTTGCAGTTGCTCTCCAAGGGCTTCGAGTTCACTGATCCCGTGACAAATGAGCCTAGGCGCATTGAATACGATGGCAATCTGACGCTTAACTAG
- a CDS encoding helix-turn-helix transcriptional regulator, which translates to MPSNASSLTEPVAIRQSEDLGHLVRQLRAEQGLLQIDLAGLAGTGNRFIVDLERGKPTLQLQKVLYVLDLMGLEVVVKRKGDGRHGA; encoded by the coding sequence ATGCCCAGCAATGCATCTTCTCTTACAGAACCGGTCGCTATCCGTCAAAGCGAGGATCTCGGCCACTTGGTGCGTCAGCTTCGCGCCGAACAAGGGCTCTTGCAGATTGATCTGGCGGGCCTTGCGGGCACCGGCAACCGTTTTATCGTTGACCTGGAACGCGGCAAGCCTACCCTGCAATTACAGAAGGTACTATACGTGCTGGATCTGATGGGGCTCGAGGTGGTCGTGAAGCGTAAAGGGGACGGTCGCCATGGCGCGTGA